GCTGGCACCGGCGGCAACGGTTTCTTGGATTTGGCGGTCGGTAATGGCGTTGCAGATGCAGACAAACATTTTCGTGCTCCTTGTTTTGTGCTTCTCGAATGAGAGTTAGTTTTATTATTAGGTGCAAATATAAATAAAAACGGTTCGCATTGCAAGCATAGCAATTGTAAATTACCGAAATAGCGAAAATATTGGCTGAAAAAACAGAAACAACGCCCTAACCGAATGAACGAAAAAGAAAAAGCCTGAAAACCGAAGTGTGGTTTTCAGGCCGGGTATTCTGGTGGAGGCGGGGGGAATTGAACCCGCAAAGATAGCAATCAAGAGTAAATACATAGATGAAAAACAAAGGTTTGTGCCTTTATGTTTTCTTTGCATTTACTCTTGATTGCTGTTTTTTGTGTCAAAAAATGTGCCAAAGCTATTTTAGATATTTATCCGCCAGTCTCTTCAGTTCAGCCTTATCCACCGTTCCGTTTTTGTGCGCTCTGCTTAATGCGTCGTATATCTGCTGTTGGCTCATTCCTTGTTTAATGCCAACTATGCTTTCAGGTGTTGCTTTTGCCGCCGTCTTTGTGGCTTGCTGTTGCGGTAATTTCTGTTGTGTTGTCTGCTGTCTAAGCATATCGCCAACAGCTGCGCCTAGCGCTCTGCCGACATTTACGGGATTTGTTGACTGGTCATACATATATTTTGCCGTTACCCAATTGCCGATTCCGTTTTGAACCGCAAAATTCTGAACATTATTCATGTATTCAATATCGGTGGTTATAATCGGCTTTTGTGTAATAGGGTCAACTTCTCCGGTATTAACGCCAAACATACGAACAACATCATTATTAGGTGCAGGAAGCGGCTTCTGCTCGCCCTGAACGCGCTGAATATTCCCGTTTGCATCAAACATAACGCCGTTGTTACTGATAACACCTGCCGTTGTTTGGCGCAATCGTTCGGCATTTGCAAGGCGCTCATCGGCTTGTGCCAAATAGCTTTGCTGTTGCGTCCGTTCGGTATCCTGCTGAACACCGTACAAATTACCGCGCTGCTGGTTGGCAAAGGCGGCGGCGTTGTTTTGATTGATGTTGGATATAGACAACGGCGTATCTTGATATGCGCCCGTTGCTTGATTGTACATCAGGCCATTACCCGCCATTTGGAATGGCTCGTAAGCCTTGCCACTTAATGCCGATGTGTATTGATTGGCCGCTTCCCTATTGCCTTGCGCCAATGCTTGCGCCAAATTGCTGCGCAATCCTGATTCATAGTTATTCAAATCCATGCGGCCATGACCACGGGCGACATCTTCAATATCCTTGCCGTATGCGTTAGCCATATTCAGTTTTTTAACCGCATCAGTTAACGCGGAAAACTGCGGCGTGTTGCGCAATGAATCAGGAATTGAATAATCATCATCATAAAGCGGCACACCGTCCGCGCCCATAACGGGCTGGCCGTCTGAACCATACTGAAAACCACGCACGGGCGCATTGCCGCCAGCCTGATATGCGATGTTTTCCTGTTCGCGCTGGCTTAAATGCGGGAACATTTGCCGAACCGTTGAAGTAAGCAGGCCGTCTTTAGCTTCCTGTTGTCGGTATTTTTCCTGCTGTTCAAACCGCATATTATCCAGCTTGGCCGCCATCATTTGATTTTGCAACCCTTTCTGAATACCTGCCTGCTTTGATTGTCCTGATAATGCTTGCGCAATGGCAGATAAGCCCTGTCCGTCAACGTAGAATTTAACCATGATAAACCGTTAGAAAAGATTGTTTTTTATTGACTGATTCGCCGATTGATTGCCGAAATATCCGCCCGCGCTTTCGCCCATCTGACCCATTCCATACTGCATCATAGCGCCGCCAAGTGCCTGTTGCGCCTGCCCCTTGGTTGGGTCAACCCGCGTAGCACGGTTTCGCAAACTTGCCATATTGTCGAACAGAACATTAAAGCCACGGTTTGCGCTGTTTCTGCGGGAATCAATAAGCCCCTGTTCCAGTCTTGGCATAAGCGAGTTTTGCTTTTGCGTGGCAATGGCATCACTTGGCGCGGATTGCGAAGCAAACAGACGAGCTAATGCAATTGCCTGTTCGGTTTGCTTTGCCGCCGTATTGGCTCGTGCTTTCAGGTATGTTTCGCTGTGATTGCCGTCAGCATATTGTGAAATGCTTTCATTGCCTACCGCGTTCAAATCCTGCAAAGCTTTTACATTGCTGCGCGTTTGGGCATCTTCGGCCTGAATGATTTTCTCAAGGCGAAGCGGTGAAACTTCTTCCGCTTCTTTCACGATTGCATCATTCTTTTGCTTGGCAAAATCTTCATTCTGCTGCCGCTGTTGTAATAGTAATTGCTGCCGCGCATTTTCGTAAAAATCGTCCGCACGTTGCGCACGCTCAAATTCAAACGCCTGTTTTTGCCTGCCTTGTTCTGCTTGGATAGCACCGGCTGCTGCAATAAAAATTGCGGGATTGCACATATAACCCCCCTTTAACTTGTAATACGGCCTTTATAGCTGGATGCAAGACCTACTGAATTTACAGGGCTTGTTTCTGCCAAGGCGCCATAAGGGTTAGCTGCCGCTTTTCCGTACTGGTAACTACTGAATGCATTGCCTATACCTGAAAACAGATTATTCAATAATGCGCTCTGTGGAGCGGTCAATGCTTCATTACGGTAATTCATCATTGACTGGTTTGCCGTTGACAATGCGCTATCCGCATCAAGGCCAGCATTAATGCGTGAAATAAGGTCTGCGCGCATAGCTTCGTCTTGGCTTCTCAAGCTAGCAACCTTGTTATCAGCAAGCTGGTTTGCTTGGATAATACTGCGGCTGTAAGAATCGGCAATGTCGTTGCTTGTTGACAAATCTGCGCTTCCACCATACAGGCCAGAGCGTGCCAAACCAAAACGCGCCATGCGTTCGGCATCTGCTTTGTTTCGTGCAATTTCGTCCATCGCAAATTTCAGGCTTGAATCACGAACCGAATCATACCCCTGCTGCCGACCGCTAGAATCATAAAGGCTGTTAACTGAATTTACCGCGTTAATCCGACGCTGTTCCTCTGCTGCTTTTCGTGCCTCTTCCGCCGCCGCTGCCTCGTTAAGCTGTCGTTGCCGCTCCGCCTCTTCTTGGGCAAGCTGCGCTGCGTTACGCTCCGCCGTATATCCGTAATGGTCTAACGGGTCTAACGTTTTGGCCGCGCTGCTGCTGTTAGACATGATGCGCGTCATCGGGTCAAGTGCACGCAAGGGTTTTAAAACTCCACCACCACACATAAAATCACCTCAAAAGTTCAAAAACAATAAAATCTTCTCCACGCTTACCAAACTTCTTTAACGTAGCCCCGCGAGAAAATCCCAAACACTCAAGCCACTTGTGGGATACCGTGTGGAAATCCGCACTAAAAGCCTGAACCCTGTGTAAATGCTGCTTCTCATTAATGGCGAACTTTGCCGCCTTTGTTGCTTCAATTCCATGCTTGGATATATCATGCGTTGCAACACACCAAGCATTGCCAACATTAGGCCAGCATTCAAAAACGCCACCCATTACAACGGGTATGCCGCCTGAATCTATCAAACACCAGCCACCCATTGCCGCGCACTCGTCGGCGAATTGATGGCGGTAATCAGATGTTTGCGTGGCGAGAACTTCGCGGGCATCATCTTCACGCATATTGAATGCAATGTAATTAGCATATTCATGTGTTAATGGAACAATCATACGCCAAACCCCGACATTCTCTCGAAATAAACCGTAATTGCCGCAAGTTCAAAATCACCGTCTGAATTGTTTTTTATGTTAATCGCCATATTCGTGGCCATAACCTCAACGGGTATCCTTGGCATTGAACGCGTATCGTTGTCCAGATAAAGCGGCATCGTTTCAAGTTCGGGGTTTCGCGCGTCAAATTTAAAGCTCATTTCAATATCGCCATATGCGGCAATATCAACACCCGTGAATTGTTTTAAAATTCCAGGCTGGCGCATATCCAAAAACGGCAACTCAATTTCCGCATCAATGCCGTATGTATCAAAATCCGTTTTTGTTTTTTCATCAAGTACAAACAGATTATTGCCGCATCGCAAATAAACCTTTGAGTCCATTTCAGTAGCATTGTCGATTGATAATGGAAACTCCCATTTGCACCATGCTGAAATTTTGCTGCTTCGGCTAAAGCAATACACATAGGCAATATTTCCGCTAAAGCATATAATCTGACCGCCGCCGCGAAAGTACATCATGCGCGGGTTGTTGTTTGCAATACTAGTTATTGTATCTTTTACAATCGTGTCTATCGGGCTGCCTATGTCGTTGTCCATCATGTTTGTGGAAAACGCCTGTACCGCAATAGAACGAAAACCAGACGGCGATAAAAAGAAAATATCGTTTGACATATTTGCATGGCTATACTGATAAACCGTTCCAATCGGAACCGTAGTAACCAGCCTATGGTTAGCAGGGTTGGCATCAACCTGCCAAATCTGCGCGGTATCCTCAAAGAATACGACTAGGTTGTCTTGGTATTCACCCAGTGCAGTAGGTTTGTTATTTACTGATTGCTGCAAAGATACGGGCAGGAATCCTGCATCTTTTTCAGTCGTCCAATCCCGCGCATTACCTGTTGCAGAAAACCTTACAACATCGTCTTTAATGGCAAACATCTTGCCCGACTTCTTAATAAATGAACGGGAATGCGGGCAGTTTGCATCGTCAATCAAATACGCTTTAGGGTCATCTCCGCTGATGTAATGGTGTTTAACATCGCCGCCTACATACTTTGCGGCAACATACAAATTGCCGTTAAACACTTCAACATGAACAATTTCCTGAAGCGTGTCATTGTTATACGGAACGGCGATAATGCGGATAAGCGAGCCGTCTATACCTTGCGCCGTCTTTGGCGAATTTACATCAGATGTAAACGTAAACAATCCGTCAATGCCTGAAAATATACCTACCGTATTTGTCGGCATGTTTGCAACCTTTTTCATGCCGGGGCGTTTTTTGATTGTGCGCCCCGTCGTGATGTAGGCATTTCTCAAAGTTCGTAGGCGGTTTGCATCGGCAGAAGATTGAAGCTGCCGCAAATCAAGGCCGCCATCGAACCTGTCAAATGTAATAGCTGGCATATCGCACTCAAATGTAAATTTAATGCGATTAAAACACCCGCTTAATTGGTTTCAAATAACAGAAAAGCCGACACTCTCGTCGGCTTTATTTAGTCTTAACTGGTTCTGCATATGGGTCATACAATGCGCGACAAGGCCTGAACACTTCGCCGTCAACACCGAAATTTTCCGCCTTTGCATGAATCAACATCTTTGAGAATCGGTCTGCATACAGCTGAACATCAGGCTGGCGGTAATGGCCTTTTGCCATGATGATTGCAAGCGTAAGCAGAATATCATCGGGAACGCTGCATCGGTCATCATCATTTGTGAAGTTTTCGGGCGCGGCGTAATACTCAATGCGTATCGGTATCGGTTTATCAGTCGGAACAGGTTCAAACTCAACCTGAAGAACATCAAACTGTCTGCCTGTTAACTCATACCAAATCGGATAACCGTAGCTGACAATTTCACCACTTCGCGGAATGCCTGCCCGAAGCTCGCGCCACTCATCGTTAATATAGGCGTATATGCCGTTTATATTCCCAAGCGGCGCATCATCAGGCAAATCAAGAACACGCTGCCCAAGCCCCAAGTCTTCAATGTGTTGGCGATACAGATAACGCCAATTCACATCACGCCATAATTGGCTTTGCGCCTGCTGCAAGAACTGGTTAAGAATCGGTATCTGTAAATCAATCACGCCAGCCATCGCGCCAAAACCAAGCGATATGGCAAGACTTTGGCGCAATTCAGCGAGTGTTTTAAACAGCGGGCGCATTGGCTTCAACCAAAGAAATCAACTGCTCTTTAGAGGCGTTGGCGGGATATTTCACCATCATGCCGTCAAGAATGGCTTTGAGTTCTTCGCGCGTGTTTTTTGAATACGCGCCATCTTCGGCAGATTCTTCGATGTATTTTGATTTTTCCAGCGCGTCGGCGAAGTCTTGTTGCCGCTTGAAAACATCATCAACCCAAAACGAATCTTGGTTTTTCATGCCGTATTTCATGCGCAAGCGTTCGCGCTCTTCTGCTGCGCTGTCAACTTCAAACGAGCCGACAACATTATCGCTTTCGATGGATACGCGGTCTTCACCGTGAACCGATAACAAAATTTCAGCTTCATATTTCGGTACAGTTACTTTGATTTTAGTATCAATCGAACGTGCAATAAAAAAAGGATACAGGGCTACTTTCATAAAAAAACCTTTTGAGTGTTAATAGGAAACGGGGCAAGATAAACAAGCCCCGTTATTCGTTAGGCCAATGCCAACACGGCGTGGGCAGAAGGCATATTCATAGTTAACGCACCACGCCACAGAACAGCCCATGAGTGGATATAGTTAGATGCAGCACGGGGCGGGTGGCGGGTTACGAAATCGCTACCTTGCAGCGGGCGCAAAGTTAAGTGGTTCATGTTGAGGAAGTAGCAACGTTTAGACCAATCCTTGCTTGTGCTGTCGCGGCCGCCGAAATTGTCGTCCCATTCTGGGCAGTATTCAATCGGAATGCCTTTGAAGTACAGGCCGCTGGCGGAAATATCCAAGTCAACGCCGCCCTTGCCGCTGTCGGTAACGTGGCGAACAGCCGCACCGATGGTATTGGATTGTTGGGCTGCTTTGCGGTATTCGTCAATAAACGCACCACCAGCCAAGATAACATTGGGCTGGCCGCCTTTTGAGCGTTTTGAACATTGTCGCCAAGCAATCTCCATCTTGTCGTGCATGGTTGACGTTGAAAGAGTGGCATCGGCATGGTGTCGCCACCAGTTAAATGTTGCGCGGTCAAGGCCGCCAACAGTACCAGTCGCATTATCCAACGGCAACAGGCCGTCCAAGCCGACAATCTGCTTGGTAGAAGATGCGCCAGACAAATGCAAGTCTTGGCTGAAACGTTCTTGCGCACCAAGGCGCAACGCTTCCATCTTTTCGGCCATCAGGTTGGTAAGCTGAATTTTTTCCGCATCAGTAACTGAGCCTGATTTACCGCTGTCGTCAACGGTAATACCATTGGCGGCAAGTTCAGATTCGCTCACAGACATACCGTCGTGAAATTCATACCACGGGAAACGGCTTTGTTCCAGCGTATCACGAACGGTATAGTTCAGCGTATCGGAACTGTCGAACCATTGACCAGCAGAGCCATAACCCTTGCGGATTTGTTCAACAACGTGTTCACGCGCACCGACAAAAGGCTTTTTCTTGGCAGTAAGGTGTTTCAGAAGTGGGCGCTTCATATCCACTTGGTCAATCGGATTGTTTTTTAGGTAATGGTCTAAACCAGCCTTGCCAGCGCGGGCAAGTTCGGCAGATGTAAGAGACATAATCAACTCCAGTTTATTTGAAATAAAAAATAGAACCGACTAGATTTACAGATGCGAACCTGCTAACGCTGCCGCTGGCGAAGCGGAAATTACGCCATGAATCGGTATGACATGATTTTTAACTTTGATTAATCAGTTTCATACGCAAATAAAAAAGCCATCTGATTAAAGATGGCTTCTATATTTCATGTGTTTTATTTCGGCCACGCCTTGACCAAACCCGCCTGCTTTTCCGAACAATCCTTATAAATACTATGCAGGCTAAGAATATACGGCAACACTTCGCCGCCAGTCTTGCCTTGCAGTTTTGGTATCTTTTGGCATGGCTGTGCCAAGTCTGCTGGTGGCGGATTAATGGCCGTTGGTAGAATCGTTGATGATTTGCAGGCCGCCATCGTCAAGACACACGTTGCGATAAACAGGCCGTTCAATAATTTTTTGCACTTCAACATTTCTAACCCTTTCTTTCTGTTCTCGTTCGTCCTTTGCTTCCTGATATGAAACACTTGCCGCGTAGGCTTTTTCAGCCTGCTTTTTTGCAGCCTTTGCAAGTTCCGCGCTTATCTTTGCTGTTGCTGCGTTATAGCCGCGATTGTAGGCTTTCTGCTTCCCGCTATTCCAAACAACAAATACGCAAACAACCAACAAAACAGCCGCCACATATTTCCAGTATTTAATTAAGTAAATCATCAGTTCACACTCATACACTTGTTATATCGGTCAAGCTGGCGCTTCCAAACCCCGTAACAGTTATTCTTCCGAACGGAACAATCCCGCCCGCCTGCATACTTGTATTTCAACAATGCCTTGCAAGCCGCCACATGGTTGCCATTGAGCAGTTCGCGCCGCATTGATGACTTGTTCCAGTTAGCCATGCCAAAGTTATAAGCAAAGTCCATAAAAACGTTGTATTCCGTTTGATGCAAATAAACATCAGGAATAGACGCCTTGAACTTGGCTTCATCTTTGCTTACATGATGCTTGCTGATTTCGATTGCCCGCTGCTTGGTGATGGGCTTATCGGTCATTTTTACCTTTCGCCCACCTGGATAAACAGTATTCCCGATGCCAATTGTCGGTACGCCAACAGAATCAATATAAGGCTTGCTCCGGTATCCCTCGTAGCCAATTAAGGCGGAGAAAAAAGCAGCCGAAACAGCCAATGTTGACGCTGCAACTTTCCACTTATTGTTCATTTCCGCTCCTGTGCTTAATCTGCGATAAATACACTTGCTTCTTAAGCTCATGCTCTTCCTTATCGCGGGATTCTTTCATGCTCGATAACTGCGCTTCTCGGCGATCTTTTTTATATGAGAAGTAGAAATTCATAACAAAGCCGCCAATAGCAACAACCATACCTACAAGAGTTACCCACTCAATTTCATTCACAAGGCCAAGCAAGCCTATTCCTGCTCCGCCCCAACTAATGCCACTTCCCGTTTCCATAGTAATGTTTTTCATTTATCTAATACTCCAGAAAAGGCCGCCGAATCGGCCTAGCTACGTCTAAACGACACCATATTTTGTTTTAAGCGCTTCGTATTTGGCCTGCACTTCTGAACTGCTTGCGCCGGTTGCAATTTCAACTGATTCTCCGATGAACAGATTTCGCCAAACATTCGCAACATGGTTGGTGCCAAATCGAACAGCATCAATAGATTTGGCTTGAGTAAGCATGCCGATATACCACTTATTGAACTCAAGTAAATTCGTTGATTTAGGCAGCACGCCGTTGATCGTGAATCCGTTAGACGGGTAGGCAATCCAGCCCAAGCCATCTTCTGATAAAGCTGCATTACCAACGGCAACAGGCGAACCCGATAACATGGAAATGACAATTGCCACAGAACCTGTGGTTCCACCTGCAAATACCTTGAACGGGAATATAATTGTGCTGCTTTCTTCCCCAACCAACAGGTTATCAACTCGGATAAATCGGCCAGCGATAGTATTTCCATTAGGAAGCGATGTTTTAACCGCCTTAAATGTTCCATCATTAACAACCATACCCGACCAATCGGCTGCATCAGCGCGCGTTTCAACATTTTTTGCGGAAACAAGCACAACACTTCCACTATCTGCCGATACAGAATTTGCGCCAATTTCTGCATTTGTCATGCTGAATACTGCGTTCTTGTCAGTAGTCGGCGTTGGTGTCGTCGTGCTGGGTTGAGTGTTCGAATTATCGCCTGTTCCAGCGCCACCAGTACCACCTGCGCCACCTGTTCCAGTACCGCTGTCAGTTCCGCCAGTACCTGCATTGCTGCCGCTGCCGCCATTGATAAGCTCCGGCTTGGCTTTTGCTATTGCTCGCAAAGATGCAGCGATTGTCTCGGCAGGGCTTAAAGAGCGATTATGTATCTCAACACCCTCAAAGGTATCAGCACTTACTTGTCCGTTGCCGTTCCATGCTGCACCGAAGTTAATGTATGTCGCGCCCGGTTCGGCATTCAGGGCGATAATGTATGTTTTGCCAATGCTAAGCTCTTCTAGGTTGTAAGGCTTGCC
The sequence above is a segment of the Neisseria dentiae genome. Coding sequences within it:
- a CDS encoding phage adaptor protein; translation: MRPLFKTLAELRQSLAISLGFGAMAGVIDLQIPILNQFLQQAQSQLWRDVNWRYLYRQHIEDLGLGQRVLDLPDDAPLGNINGIYAYINDEWRELRAGIPRSGEIVSYGYPIWYELTGRQFDVLQVEFEPVPTDKPIPIRIEYYAAPENFTNDDDRCSVPDDILLTLAIIMAKGHYRQPDVQLYADRFSKMLIHAKAENFGVDGEVFRPCRALYDPYAEPVKTK
- the lysC gene encoding Rz1-like lysis system protein LysC; the encoded protein is MLKCKKLLNGLFIATCVLTMAACKSSTILPTAINPPPADLAQPCQKIPKLQGKTGGEVLPYILSLHSIYKDCSEKQAGLVKAWPK
- a CDS encoding lysozyme produces the protein MNNKWKVAASTLAVSAAFFSALIGYEGYRSKPYIDSVGVPTIGIGNTVYPGGRKVKMTDKPITKQRAIEISKHHVSKDEAKFKASIPDVYLHQTEYNVFMDFAYNFGMANWNKSSMRRELLNGNHVAACKALLKYKYAGGRDCSVRKNNCYGVWKRQLDRYNKCMSVN
- a CDS encoding phage major capsid protein, with translation MSLTSAELARAGKAGLDHYLKNNPIDQVDMKRPLLKHLTAKKKPFVGAREHVVEQIRKGYGSAGQWFDSSDTLNYTVRDTLEQSRFPWYEFHDGMSVSESELAANGITVDDSGKSGSVTDAEKIQLTNLMAEKMEALRLGAQERFSQDLHLSGASSTKQIVGLDGLLPLDNATGTVGGLDRATFNWWRHHADATLSTSTMHDKMEIAWRQCSKRSKGGQPNVILAGGAFIDEYRKAAQQSNTIGAAVRHVTDSGKGGVDLDISASGLYFKGIPIEYCPEWDDNFGGRDSTSKDWSKRCYFLNMNHLTLRPLQGSDFVTRHPPRAASNYIHSWAVLWRGALTMNMPSAHAVLALA
- a CDS encoding holin; protein product: MKNITMETGSGISWGGAGIGLLGLVNEIEWVTLVGMVVAIGGFVMNFYFSYKKDRREAQLSSMKESRDKEEHELKKQVYLSQIKHRSGNEQ